The following nucleotide sequence is from Azoarcus sp. CIB.
GCGATGAAACGGACGGTGTTCGGGCTCGGCTCCGCCCAGGTGCTCGGATGCATCGCGCTGGTGATGTCGGTGGGGCACCTCTTCGGTCTCGGCTGGGGGGTAGGCCTCGCGCTGGGCAGCACGCTGGCGATGTCGTCGACCGCGATCCTGTCCAAACTCCTTTCCGACCGCATGGAGCTCGACAGCAAGCACGGGCGCGAGACCATGGGTGTGCTGCTGTTCCAGGACATCGCTGTCGTGCCCCTGCTGATCCTGATCCCGGCGCTCTCGCAGCCAGCCGAGGCGCTGGCGGAAACACTTGGAATCGCGGCCCTGAAGGCTGTCGTTCTGCTGGTCCTGGTGCTCGGCTTCGGCCAGCGGCTGATGCGCGCATGGTTCACCATCGTCGCGCGCCGCCGCTCGGGCGAACTCTTCATGCTCAATGTGCTGCTGATCACGCTGGGGTTGGCGTGGCTCTCGCAGTTGGTCGGTCTGTCGCTCGCCCTTGGTGCCTTTCTCGCCGGCATGCTGATTTCCGAGACCGAGTTTCGCTACCAGGTCGAGGAGGACATCAAGCCTTTCCGGGACGTGCTGCTGGGGCTGTTCTTTGTCACGGTCGGCATGTTCCTCGACGTCCATGTGATCGCGAGCCACCTGTTCGCGGTGCTGGGCATGGTCGCGGCGCTCTTGGTCGTGAAGTGCGCGATCGTGTTCGCCGCCTCGCGTGCGTTCGGCTCCTCCGCCGGGACGGCGCTGCGTACCGGCTTGTGGCTGTGCGCGGGCGGCGAATTCGGCTTCGTGCTGGTGTCGCAGATCGACGGTCTCGGTCTGATGCCGCCCGCGCTGCTGCAGACCACGGTCGCCGCGCTGGTCGTGTCGATGCTGCTCGCGCCGCTGGTCGTGCAGGCGAGCGACCGGCTCGTGCTGCGTTTCGTCGCGTCCGAATGGTTGTTGCGCTCGATGGAGCTAACCCGCGTCGCGGCGCAGTCGATGAACACCAGCAAGCACATCATCATCTGCGGCTACGGGCGCAGCGGGCAGTACATGGCGCGCTTCCTCGAGCAGGAGGATGTCAGCTACGTCGCGCTGGATCTCGATCCCGAGCGTGTGCGCGAGGCGGCGGCGGCCGGCGACACGGTGGTCTACGGCGACGCCTCGCGCCATGAGACGCTGATGGCGGCCGGCATCATGCGCGCGAGTGCGCTGGTGATAGCCTTTGGCGAGGTCGAGGCGGCGCTGCGCGTGCTGCATCGTGCGCTCGCACTGCGGCCGGATCTGCCGGTCGTCACGCGCGCCGCCGACGAGAAGGACATGGACCGCCTGTCGCAGGGCGGCGCCGCCGAAGTCGTGCCCGAGGCTTTCGAGGGCAGCATCATGCTTGCGTCTCACGCCCTTGCGCTCATTGGCGTGCCGCTCAATCGCGTCGTGCGGCGCATCCGTGACGTGCGCAACCAGCGCTACGCGCTCATGCGTGGCTTCTTCCATGGCACTTCCGACGCGGCCGATGGCCCGGAGTCGCGCCAGGTGCGGCTGCACCCGGTGACTTTGCCGGCCGGCGCGCACGCGGTCGGCCGCACCCTGGGGGCGATGGCGCTCGACGAGTTCGGCGTGACCGTGTCGGCCGTGCGTCGGCGCAACATCCGCGGCCTCGCGCCGAGTGCCGAGACCCTGATGCAGGCGGGCGACGTGGTCGTGCTGATGGGTGTGCCGGCCGACCTCGATCAGGCGGAGGGGCGGCTGCTGCGGGGGAAGTGAGCCGCAGGGACTTTGTCGCCGGTGCGCGCCCCTTCGATGCCCTCCGCAGCGCAACAGTGTGTTCGTGCATTCGGTCCGCATCCGGTTGGCGGCGATGGCTGCTGCTTCCGCCCTGTCTGCTAAACTAACGGGCTTTGAAGATCCCTGAAGGGGCGTCGACTTGGTTTCCGAAACCGACAATCTGCTGGTGAGCCTGAAGGATGTCCGCTTCGCCTATGGCGAGCGCGAGATCCTGCGCGGCGTCGACCTGAAGGTGCCGCGGGGCAAGGTCGTCGCGATCATGGGCGGCAGCGGTTGCGGCAAGACCACGCTGTTGCGCCTGATAGGCGGGCAGCTGCGTGCGACCGCCGGTACCGTCGAAGTCGCCGGCCGCAATGTCGCGTCCCTGAATACTGCCGAGCTCTACGAGATGCGCCGGCGCATGGGCATGCTGTTCCAGTTCGGGGCGCTCTTCACCGACATGTCGGTGCTCGACAACGTCGCCTTCCCGCTGCGCGAACACACCGATCTGCCGTTCAGCCTGATCCGCGACATGGTGCTGATGAAGCTCAATGCGGTCGGGCTGCGCGGCGCGGCGGACCTCATGCCGGCGGAACTGTCGGGTGGCATGGCGCGCCGCGTCGCGCTGGCGCGGGCGATCGCGCTCGATCCGATGCTGATCATGTACGACGAGCCCTTCGCCGGCCTCGACCCGATCTCGCTCGGCGTCATCGGCCAGCTGATCCGCAAGCTCAACGACGCGCTCGGTGCGACGACGATCATGGTGACGCACGACATCATGGAGTCGCTGCAGATCGTCGATTACATCTATTTCGTTTCCGAAGGCCGCATCGTCGCGGAAGGTACGCCCGACGAGCTGCGCGCCTCGAAGGATCCCTGGGTGTACCAGTTCATCCACGCCGAGCCCGACGGCCCCGTGCCCTTCCACTATCCGGCCGAAGCGCTGGACGAAAGCCTCATCGGCGGGAGGGCCGCGTGAACGGCCTGCTGAACTTCATCCGTCGCCTCGGCGCGACGGCGGTCGAAGGCGTGTGGCGCATCGGTTTCGCCGCGCGCTTCTTCATGCTGTTGCTGCGCCATTCGGGGCAATCGCTGACGCGCATCCACCTGACGGTGCGCGAGATCTACTTCAGCGGGGTGCTCTCGCTGCTGATCATCATCGTTTCAGGTCTCTTCGTCGGCATGGTGCTGGGCCTGCAGGGCTATGAGACGCTGCAGCGCTACGGTTCGGGCGATGCGCTCGGCGTGCTCGTGTCGCTGTCGCTGACGCGCGAGCTCGGTCCGGTCGTTGCCGGACTCCTCTTCGCCAGCCGCGCCGGCCTTGCCGTGACCGCGGAGATCGGCCTGATGAAGACCACCGAGCAGCTCGACGCGATGGACATGATGGCGGTCAATCCCATCGCCCGCGTCGTCGCGCCGCGCTTCTGGGGCGGCGTGATCTCGATGCCGCTGCTGGCCGCGCTGTTCTCCGCGATGGGCGTGCTCGGCGGCTGGCTGATCGGTGTCGTGTTCATTGGCGTCGATAACGGCGCGTTCTGGTCGCAGATGCAGGCGGCCGTGGACTTTCGCTTCGATATCATGAACGGCGTGATCAAGAGCTTCGTGTTCGGCGCCACGGTCGCGCTGATCGCCGTGTTCGAGGGCTATGACTGCACGCCGACCGCCGAGGGGCTGTCGCGTGCGATCACCCGCACCGTCGTGACCTCCGCGCTGGCGATCCTGGCGCTCGATTTCGTGCTTACATCTCTTATGTTCCGAGGGCAGTCATGAGGCGTACAACGCTCGACCTGTGGGTCGGTTTCTTCGTCATCATCGGCATGGCCGCGCTGATATTCCTCGCGTTCAAGGTCGGCAACCTGGGCGCGGCGAACGGCGGGGAATCCTATGTCGTGAGCGGGCAGTTCGACAACATCGGCGGCCTGAAGGCGAGGGCTCCGGTCAAGAGCGCAGGGGTGGTCGTGGGGCGGGTCAAGGAAATCCGCTTCGATCCCAAGACCTATCGCGCCGTCGTCGCCCTGTCGCTCGACGCGAGTTACCAGTTCCCGCGCGACACGATCGCGACCATCCTGACCTCCGGCCTGCTCGGCGAGCAGTACGTCGGGCTCGAGCCGGGCGGTGACGAGGCGATGCTGCAGACCGGCGACGTGTTGCAGATCACCCAGTCCGCGGTCGTGCTGGAGAAGCTCATCGGCCAGTTCATGTTCGACAAGGCTGCCGAAGGGTCGGCGCCCGCGAACTGAACCGGTTGCGCGCGATCTGAATCCCATAATGAAAAAAACGACCTCCCCCAAGCTCGTCAGGGCATTCGCCGTCGCGGCCGCCTGCTTAGCGCTGGCCGGTTGCACGACGCGTGTCGCCAATCCGGACGATCCGCTCGAAAGCTACAATCGCACGATGTTCACCTTCAACGAGAAGGTGGACGAGGCCGCGATCCAGCCCGTTGCCAAGGCCTACGACAAGGTCACACCGCTGCCCGTGCGTACCGGCGTCGGCAATTTCTTCGGCAACGTCGGCGACGTGTGGATTGGCGGCAACAACCTGTTGCAGGGCAAATTCGCGGATGGCCTGAGCGACCTGCTACGCTTCGCGATCAACTCGACGGTCGGCATCCTCGGCTTCTTCGACGTCGCCAGCGAGCTCGAACTGCCCAAGCACGACGAGGATTTCGGCCAGACCCTGGGCTGGTGGGGCGTGGGCGAAGGGGCGTATTTCGTCGTGCCGTTCTTCGGTCCGCGCACCGTCCGCGACGCGGCGGTCCTGCCGATCGACCTGTACGGCGATGACGTGTGGGGCATCAGGGACGTCCCGACGCGCAACAGCCTCACGGCGCTGCGCCTCGTGCATGCGCGCGCCAACCTGCTCGGCATCGACAAGACGCTCGACGAAGGCACGCTGGACAAGTATGCCTACGCGCGCGATTTCTACCTGCAGCAGCGCCGCTACCGCGTGTTCGACGGCAATCCGCCGCTCGAAGAGATCGATTTCAACGGCGCCCGGCGGCAACAGGATGACGCCGAACTGGTCGCGGAAACCGGTGCGCAATAACTTTCTGACGGACAACAGGGGCACCCGCATGGTCGCCGGTGTCCCCGAGGAGTGATGATGAATAAGTTCCTGCTTTCCCTGTGCCTGATGTTCTCGGTGCTGCCGGCGCTGGCCGCCGACGCGCCCAAGGGGCCCGATGCGCTCGTGCGCGAAGTCAGCGACGACGTCCTGACCATCGTGCGCAAGGACAAGGCGATCCAGTCGGGTGACACGCGCCGCGTGATCGACCTGGTCGAGGAAAAGGTCCTGCCGCACTTCAACTTCCGCCGCATGACCATGCTGGCGGTCGGCAAGGACTGGCGCCAGGCCAACCCGGAACAGCAGGGCAAGCTCGTCGAAGCCTTCCGCGTCCTGCTCGTGCGCACCTACTCCAACGCGCTGACGCAGTACCGCGACCAGACCATCGGCTACAAGCCCGCCAAGTTCGGCGAGGCCGATACTTCGGTGCGCGTGCAGACCGAAGTCCGTCAGGCCGGAGCACAGCCGATCAATATCGACTACACGCTGGAAAAGACGCCCGAGGGCTGGAAGGTGTTCGACGTGGTCGTCGCCGGCGTCAGCCTCGTGACCAATTATCGCGGCACCTTCGCGCAGGAAATTCGCGCCGGCGGCGTGGATGGATTGATCCGCTCGCTCGAGCAGAAGAACCGAGACCTCACGGCACCGGCACATTCATGAACGCTGACGCGGACAAAGTCCTCGCCATAGAAGGCGAGCTGACGATGGCGACGGCCGCGCAATGGATCGAGCGTGGCCGCGCGCTGGCGCGCGCCGAGGATCTCGTCGTCGACCTGTCCGGCGTGAGCGCGGCGGATTCGTCGGCCCTTGCGCTGCTGTTCGACTGGATGCGCGTTGCCCGCGCGAGCGGACACAAGGTTCGCCAGACCGGCATGCCGGCGGGGATGCTCAGCCTTGCGACGCTCTATGGCGTCGACGAGCTGCTGCCCGCGGAAGCCTGACCTCCTGCCGTCGATGAATCCTCCCGCAATACGGATCGTTTCGGCGACCAAGCGTTACGGTTCCCTGCTGGCGCTCGCCGGTGTCGACCTCGAAGTTGCGCAGGGCGAATTCTTCGGCCTGCTCGGACCGAACGGCGCGGGCAAGACGACGCTCATCTCGGCGCTCTCGGGCCTCGCGCGCCCGGACGGCGGCGTCTTCGAGATCATGGGCTACAACGTCGTCTCGGACTACCGCAGCGCCCGGCGCAACCTCGGTGTCGTGCCGCAGGAGCTGGTGTTCGACCCCTTCTTTTCGGTGCGCGAGCTGTTGCGCATCCAGTCCGGCTACTTCGGCATCCGCAACAACGACGACTGGATCGACGAGATCCTCGAGAGCCTGGATCTGACCGCCAAGGCCGGCGCCAACATGCGCATGCTCTCGGGGGGCATGAAGCGGCGCGTGCTTGTCGCGCAGGCGCTCGTGCATCGTCCCCCGGTGATCGTGCTCGACGAGCCGACCGCCGGTGTCGACGTCGAGCTGCGCCAGGGCTTGTGGCAGTTCATCCGCAAACTCAATCGCGACGGCCACACCATCGTGCTGACGACGCACTACCTCGAAGAGGCCGAGGCGCTGTGCGGGCGCATCGCGATGCTCAAATCCGGCAAGGTCGTCGCGCTGGATACCACCGAGAACCTGTTGCGTCGCTTCGCCAGCCATTCGCTCGCGGTGCGCCTCGAACGCCCCGAACTGGCGGCTGCCTCGGGTGGCGTGCTCGCGGCCAACGGCTGGGCGGAGTTTCCCCTCGATCGCTACGAAGATCTGGAGCCCCTGCTGGCGCGCTTGCGCGAGGCGGGAGCGAAGATCCTCGACCTGCGTCTGGGCGAGGCCGATCTCGAGCGCGTGTTCGTGGAGGTGATGAACCGTGCATGAGCGCCTGATCGGTTTCCGCACCCTGCTGCAGAAGGAGGTGCTGCGTTTCTGGAAGGTGAGCTTCCAGACCGTTGGCGCCCCGGTTCTCAATGCGTTGCTGTACCTGCTGATCTTCTCGCACGTCCTCGACCGGCACGTCACGGTGTATGGCGACGTCGCCTACACGGCCTTCCTCGTGCCGGGTCTCGTGATGATGTCGCTGCTGCAGAACTCGTTCGCGAACAGCTCCTCGTCGCTGATCCAGAGCAAGATCACCGGCAACATCATCTTCGTGCTGCTGCCGCCGCTGTCCTACCGCGAGTTCTATGCCGCCTACGTGATCGCGTCGGTGCTGCGCGGGCTGTTCGTCGGCTTCGGCGTGTTGCTCGTGTCCTTCCCCTTCGTCGAGCTGCCAATGGCGGCCCCGGGCTGGATCTTCGCGTTCGGCCTCATGGGGGGCGCGATCCTCGGCTCGCTGGGCGTCATCGCGGGGATCTGGGCCGACAAGTTCGACCAGCTCGCGGGCTTCCAGAATTTCCTGATCATGCCGCTGACGATGCTGTCCGGCGTGTTCTACTCGATCCACTCGCTGCCCGAGTTCTGGCAGAAGGTCTCGCACATCAATCCGTTTTTCTTCATGATCGATGGCTTCCGTTACGGCTTCTTCGGTCAGTCCGACGTCTCGCCGTGGCTGAGCCTTGCGGTCGTGAGTCTTTGTTTCGTGTTCCTCGCAGTGCTGACCCTGGCGATGCTCGCCCGGGGCTACAAGCTGCGGGCTTGAGGGTAGTCACTATGTTCGAAGCAGCAGAAATCAAGCGTCTCATCGAGCAGGGCATGGCCTGCGAATTCGTCGAGATCCAGGGTGACGACGGGGTCCATTTCACCGGCATCGTCGTCAGCGCCGAATTCGAAGGCAAGCCCAAGGTGCGCCAGCACCAGGCCGTGTATGCGACGCTCGGCAAGCTCATGGGCAACGAGATCCACGCGCTGCAGCTGCAGACCTACTCCCCTGCGAAGTGGGCCGAAGTCCGCACCGACCTGGGCTTCTGAGCGGGACACGATGGATAAGCTTCTGATCGAAGGCGGCGCCCGCCTCACGGGCGAGACCGCCATTTCCGGCGCGAAGAACGCGGCGCTGCCCATCCTGTGTGCGGCGCTGCTGACGCGCGAGCCGGTCACGTTTACGAACGTGCCGCAGCTCAACGACATCGGCACGCTGCTGAAGCTCCTCGCGCAGATGGGCGTGAAGGTCAGCCGCGGCAGCGGCGACGACGCTGATACCGTGACGCTCGACGCGTCGGCACTCGACAACCCGGTTGCGACCTACGAGATGGTCAAGACCATGCGCGCGTCGATTCTCGTGCTCGGCCCGCTGGTCGCGCGTTGCGGCGAGGCGAAGGTGAGCCTGCCCGGCGGCTGCGCGATCGGCGCGCGGCCCGTGGATCAGCACATCAAGGGCCTGCAGGCGATGGGCGCGCAGGTCGCGGTCGAGCACGGCTACGTGCACGCGAAGGTGCCGCGCCTCAAGGGCGCGCGCCTGTTCACTGACATGGTTACCGTCACCGGCACCGAAAACCTGATGATGGCGGCCTGTCTCGCCGACGGAGAGACCGTCATCGAGAACGCCGCACGCGAGCCCGAGGTCGTCGATCTGGCGAACTGCCTGGTCGCGATGGGCGCGCGCATCTCCGGCGCCGGCACCGACGTGATCCGCATCCGTGGCGTGGAGTGCCTGTCGGGCACGACCCACCGCATCATGCCGGACCGCATCGAGACCGGCACCTACCTGTGCGCCGCGGCCGCGACGGGCGGCGAAATCCGCCTCACGCGCACGTCGTCGGCCTATCTCGATGCCGTCATCGACAAGCTGATGGATGCCGGCTGCGACATCGTCTCCGAGCGCGACGCGATCCGCCTGAAGGCGCCGCAGCGCCTCACCGCGGTGAGCATTCGCACCTCGCCGTACCCGGCCTTCCCGACTGACATGCAGGCGCAGTTCATGGCGATCAACGCGGTCGCGAATGGTGCCGCGGTGATCCGCGAGACGATCTTCGAGAACCGCTTCATGCACGCGGTCGAGCTCCAGCGCCTCGGTGCGGACATCCGCATCGACGGTAATACCGCGGTGGTGCAGGGCGTCGAGCGCCTGCAGGGCGCGACCGTGATGGCCACCGACCTGCGCGCGTCGGCGAGCCTCGTGATCGCCGGACTGGTCGCCGAGGGCGAGACCGTGATCGAGCGCATCTACCATCTCGACCGCGGCTATGAGCGTCTCGGGCAAAAGCTCGCCGACCTCGGCGCGCGGGTGCGCCGGCTGGCGTAAGGTGCGTGGTAGCCCCCCGGCGCGGATGCCGCGCCGGGTTACAATGTTTTTTTGATATTTCCCGAGGCACCCTTCGTGTCCAGCATTACCCTCGCCCTGTCCAAGGGCCGCATCTTCGAGGAAACGCTGCCGCTGCTCGCGGCCGCCGGCATCACGCCGACCGACAATCCCGAGACCTCGCGCAAGCTCATTATCGGCACGAACCGTCCCGACGTGCGCCTCGTGATCGTGCGCGCGACCGATACGCCGACCTACGTCCAGTACGGGGCGGCCGATCTCGGCATCGCGGGCAAGGACGTGCTCCTCGAGCATGGCGGGGCCGGGCTGTATCAGCCGCTGGACCTCAATATCGCGAAGTGCCGCCTGTGCGTCGCGACGCAGAAGGGTTTCGATTACGCCGCTGCGACCCGCCCCGGCGGGCGCATCCGCGTCGCGACCAAGTACATCAACAGCGCGAAGGCGCACTTCGCCGCGAAAGGCGTGCATGTCGACCTGATCAAGCTGTACGGCTCGATGGAGCTCGCGCCGCTGGTCGGCCTCGCGGATGCGATCGTGGACCTGGTCTCGAGCGGCAACACGCTGCGCGCGAACAACCTCGAGGAAGTCGAGGAGATCATGTCGATCAGCTCGCGCCTGGTCGTGAACCAGGCCTCGCTAAAGATGAAGCGCGAGCTCATCCAGCCCGTGCTGGAGGCCTTTGCCGGAGCCGTGAGATGAGTGATTCGGAGCGCAGCATCCGCCGCCTCGACGCGCGCGATCCCGAGTTCCTGTCCACGCTGGACGCACTTCTCGCCTTCGAAGGCAGCGCCGACGCGCGCATCGACGCGGCCGTCACCGAGATCCTGAGTGCCGTGCGCACCACCGGTGACGCCGCGGTCATCGAATACACGCGCCGCTTCGACCGCCTCGACGTGAAGTCGATGGCCGCGTTGGAGTTGCCGAAGTCCGAACTGAAGGCCGCGCTCGACAGCCTCACCGTCGAGCAGCGCGAAGCCCTGCGCATCGCCGCCGACCGCGTGCGCATCTACCACGAACGCCAGCGTGCCGAGTCGTGGGACTACGTCGAGGCCGACGGCACGCGCCTGGGCCAGAAGGTCACGCCGCTCGACCGCGTCGGCCTGTACGTGCCGGGTGGGCGCGCGTCCTACCCGAGTTCGGTGCTGATGAACGCCATTCCGGCCAAGGTCGCCGGTGTCGGCGAGCTGATCATGGTCGTGCCGACGCCGAACGGCGAGAAGAACCCGCTCGTCCTCGCCGCCGCCGCCATCACCGGCGTCGATCGCGTATTCACGATCGGCGGCGCGCAGGCCGTCGCCGCGCTCGCCTACGGCACACAGACCCTGCCGCAGGTAGACAAGATCGTCGGCCCCGGCAATGCCTATGTTGCCGAGGCCAAGCGCCGCGTGTTCGGCACGGTCGGCATCGACATGGTCGCCGGGCCGTCCGAGGTGCTGATCATCTCCGACGGCAGCGGCCACTCCGACTGGGTCGCGATGGACCTGTTCGCGCAGGCCGAGCACGACGAGCTGGCGCAGTCCATCCTGTTATGCACCGACGCCGCGTTCATCGATGCGGTGGAGGCCTCGATCGAGCGCCTGCTGCCGACGATGCCGCGGCGCGAGACCATCGCCGCCTCGCTCGCCAATCGCGGCGCGCTGATCCACGTCGATAGTCTGGAGCAGGCCTGCACGATCGCGAACCGCATCGCGCCGGAACACCTCGAGCTGTCGCTCGACGAGCCCGAGCCTTGGATAGCCCGCATCCGTCACGCCGGCGCGATCTTCGTCGGGCACTGGTCGGTGGAGGCCCTGGGCGACTATTGCGCCGGTCCCAACCACGTGCTGCCGACGATGCGCAGCGCGCGCTTCTCGTCGCCGCTGGGCGTGTACGACTTCCAGAAGCGCACCAGCATCATCCAGATTTCGGAAGCGGGGGCGCAGACGCTGGGGCGCGTCGCCTCGACGCTCGCCCACGGTGAAGGCCTGCAGGCGCACGCGCGCTCGGCGGAGATGCGCCTGCACAAGTGAGCCACGCCACGCCGCACCGCTCGTGCGCGAAGCGAATCACGGAAGGGCGTCCCGGCGGGACGCCCTTCCTGCGTTTACGCGAGGATTTCGCGCAGCGCCCCGACCAGGGCACCG
It contains:
- a CDS encoding monovalent cation:proton antiporter family protein; translation: MPNTLELVLLLLAAAVVTVAIFRSLNLPPVLGYLLVGAAVGPHALKLVPASEGASHLAEFGVVFLMFSIGLEFSLPRLLAMKRTVFGLGSAQVLGCIALVMSVGHLFGLGWGVGLALGSTLAMSSTAILSKLLSDRMELDSKHGRETMGVLLFQDIAVVPLLILIPALSQPAEALAETLGIAALKAVVLLVLVLGFGQRLMRAWFTIVARRRSGELFMLNVLLITLGLAWLSQLVGLSLALGAFLAGMLISETEFRYQVEEDIKPFRDVLLGLFFVTVGMFLDVHVIASHLFAVLGMVAALLVVKCAIVFAASRAFGSSAGTALRTGLWLCAGGEFGFVLVSQIDGLGLMPPALLQTTVAALVVSMLLAPLVVQASDRLVLRFVASEWLLRSMELTRVAAQSMNTSKHIIICGYGRSGQYMARFLEQEDVSYVALDLDPERVREAAAAGDTVVYGDASRHETLMAAGIMRASALVIAFGEVEAALRVLHRALALRPDLPVVTRAADEKDMDRLSQGGAAEVVPEAFEGSIMLASHALALIGVPLNRVVRRIRDVRNQRYALMRGFFHGTSDAADGPESRQVRLHPVTLPAGAHAVGRTLGAMALDEFGVTVSAVRRRNIRGLAPSAETLMQAGDVVVLMGVPADLDQAEGRLLRGK
- a CDS encoding ABC transporter ATP-binding protein — its product is MVSETDNLLVSLKDVRFAYGEREILRGVDLKVPRGKVVAIMGGSGCGKTTLLRLIGGQLRATAGTVEVAGRNVASLNTAELYEMRRRMGMLFQFGALFTDMSVLDNVAFPLREHTDLPFSLIRDMVLMKLNAVGLRGAADLMPAELSGGMARRVALARAIALDPMLIMYDEPFAGLDPISLGVIGQLIRKLNDALGATTIMVTHDIMESLQIVDYIYFVSEGRIVAEGTPDELRASKDPWVYQFIHAEPDGPVPFHYPAEALDESLIGGRAA
- the mlaE gene encoding lipid asymmetry maintenance ABC transporter permease subunit MlaE encodes the protein MNGLLNFIRRLGATAVEGVWRIGFAARFFMLLLRHSGQSLTRIHLTVREIYFSGVLSLLIIIVSGLFVGMVLGLQGYETLQRYGSGDALGVLVSLSLTRELGPVVAGLLFASRAGLAVTAEIGLMKTTEQLDAMDMMAVNPIARVVAPRFWGGVISMPLLAALFSAMGVLGGWLIGVVFIGVDNGAFWSQMQAAVDFRFDIMNGVIKSFVFGATVALIAVFEGYDCTPTAEGLSRAITRTVVTSALAILALDFVLTSLMFRGQS
- the mlaD gene encoding outer membrane lipid asymmetry maintenance protein MlaD, whose protein sequence is MRRTTLDLWVGFFVIIGMAALIFLAFKVGNLGAANGGESYVVSGQFDNIGGLKARAPVKSAGVVVGRVKEIRFDPKTYRAVVALSLDASYQFPRDTIATILTSGLLGEQYVGLEPGGDEAMLQTGDVLQITQSAVVLEKLIGQFMFDKAAEGSAPAN
- a CDS encoding VacJ family lipoprotein, with amino-acid sequence MKKTTSPKLVRAFAVAAACLALAGCTTRVANPDDPLESYNRTMFTFNEKVDEAAIQPVAKAYDKVTPLPVRTGVGNFFGNVGDVWIGGNNLLQGKFADGLSDLLRFAINSTVGILGFFDVASELELPKHDEDFGQTLGWWGVGEGAYFVVPFFGPRTVRDAAVLPIDLYGDDVWGIRDVPTRNSLTALRLVHARANLLGIDKTLDEGTLDKYAYARDFYLQQRRYRVFDGNPPLEEIDFNGARRQQDDAELVAETGAQ
- a CDS encoding ABC transporter substrate-binding protein, producing MNKFLLSLCLMFSVLPALAADAPKGPDALVREVSDDVLTIVRKDKAIQSGDTRRVIDLVEEKVLPHFNFRRMTMLAVGKDWRQANPEQQGKLVEAFRVLLVRTYSNALTQYRDQTIGYKPAKFGEADTSVRVQTEVRQAGAQPINIDYTLEKTPEGWKVFDVVVAGVSLVTNYRGTFAQEIRAGGVDGLIRSLEQKNRDLTAPAHS
- a CDS encoding STAS domain-containing protein; amino-acid sequence: MNADADKVLAIEGELTMATAAQWIERGRALARAEDLVVDLSGVSAADSSALALLFDWMRVARASGHKVRQTGMPAGMLSLATLYGVDELLPAEA
- a CDS encoding ABC transporter ATP-binding protein codes for the protein MNPPAIRIVSATKRYGSLLALAGVDLEVAQGEFFGLLGPNGAGKTTLISALSGLARPDGGVFEIMGYNVVSDYRSARRNLGVVPQELVFDPFFSVRELLRIQSGYFGIRNNDDWIDEILESLDLTAKAGANMRMLSGGMKRRVLVAQALVHRPPVIVLDEPTAGVDVELRQGLWQFIRKLNRDGHTIVLTTHYLEEAEALCGRIAMLKSGKVVALDTTENLLRRFASHSLAVRLERPELAAASGGVLAANGWAEFPLDRYEDLEPLLARLREAGAKILDLRLGEADLERVFVEVMNRA
- a CDS encoding ABC transporter permease codes for the protein MHERLIGFRTLLQKEVLRFWKVSFQTVGAPVLNALLYLLIFSHVLDRHVTVYGDVAYTAFLVPGLVMMSLLQNSFANSSSSLIQSKITGNIIFVLLPPLSYREFYAAYVIASVLRGLFVGFGVLLVSFPFVELPMAAPGWIFAFGLMGGAILGSLGVIAGIWADKFDQLAGFQNFLIMPLTMLSGVFYSIHSLPEFWQKVSHINPFFFMIDGFRYGFFGQSDVSPWLSLAVVSLCFVFLAVLTLAMLARGYKLRA
- a CDS encoding BolA/IbaG family iron-sulfur metabolism protein, translating into MFEAAEIKRLIEQGMACEFVEIQGDDGVHFTGIVVSAEFEGKPKVRQHQAVYATLGKLMGNEIHALQLQTYSPAKWAEVRTDLGF
- the murA gene encoding UDP-N-acetylglucosamine 1-carboxyvinyltransferase; the protein is MDKLLIEGGARLTGETAISGAKNAALPILCAALLTREPVTFTNVPQLNDIGTLLKLLAQMGVKVSRGSGDDADTVTLDASALDNPVATYEMVKTMRASILVLGPLVARCGEAKVSLPGGCAIGARPVDQHIKGLQAMGAQVAVEHGYVHAKVPRLKGARLFTDMVTVTGTENLMMAACLADGETVIENAAREPEVVDLANCLVAMGARISGAGTDVIRIRGVECLSGTTHRIMPDRIETGTYLCAAAATGGEIRLTRTSSAYLDAVIDKLMDAGCDIVSERDAIRLKAPQRLTAVSIRTSPYPAFPTDMQAQFMAINAVANGAAVIRETIFENRFMHAVELQRLGADIRIDGNTAVVQGVERLQGATVMATDLRASASLVIAGLVAEGETVIERIYHLDRGYERLGQKLADLGARVRRLA
- the hisG gene encoding ATP phosphoribosyltransferase; this translates as MSSITLALSKGRIFEETLPLLAAAGITPTDNPETSRKLIIGTNRPDVRLVIVRATDTPTYVQYGAADLGIAGKDVLLEHGGAGLYQPLDLNIAKCRLCVATQKGFDYAAATRPGGRIRVATKYINSAKAHFAAKGVHVDLIKLYGSMELAPLVGLADAIVDLVSSGNTLRANNLEEVEEIMSISSRLVVNQASLKMKRELIQPVLEAFAGAVR
- the hisD gene encoding histidinol dehydrogenase yields the protein MSDSERSIRRLDARDPEFLSTLDALLAFEGSADARIDAAVTEILSAVRTTGDAAVIEYTRRFDRLDVKSMAALELPKSELKAALDSLTVEQREALRIAADRVRIYHERQRAESWDYVEADGTRLGQKVTPLDRVGLYVPGGRASYPSSVLMNAIPAKVAGVGELIMVVPTPNGEKNPLVLAAAAITGVDRVFTIGGAQAVAALAYGTQTLPQVDKIVGPGNAYVAEAKRRVFGTVGIDMVAGPSEVLIISDGSGHSDWVAMDLFAQAEHDELAQSILLCTDAAFIDAVEASIERLLPTMPRRETIAASLANRGALIHVDSLEQACTIANRIAPEHLELSLDEPEPWIARIRHAGAIFVGHWSVEALGDYCAGPNHVLPTMRSARFSSPLGVYDFQKRTSIIQISEAGAQTLGRVASTLAHGEGLQAHARSAEMRLHK